One Dysosmobacter welbionis DNA segment encodes these proteins:
- a CDS encoding cysteine-rich KTR domain-containing protein yields MKIEWILCPFCGSKTRLKIRDDTVLENFPLYCPKCKHETLIAVRQLNLSIIQEPDAKTQSR; encoded by the coding sequence ATGAAGATAGAATGGATTTTATGCCCCTTTTGCGGCAGCAAAACGCGATTGAAAATCCGCGATGATACAGTTCTGGAAAACTTTCCGCTGTATTGCCCAAAATGCAAACATGAAACCTTGATCGCGGTAAGACAACTGAATCTATCCATCATCCAAGAGCCAGACGCTAAGACGCAGAGCCGATAA
- a CDS encoding YjdF family protein encodes MSTSSQSSLTILFEAPFWIGLYERTDNGKYEVCKITFGSEPKDYEVYEFLLKNWHKLKFSPPIQAEIAIERKINPKRMQREIQSQLQDKGIGTKAQQALKLQHEQCKLERKAKSREQKETEKDRQFAIRQEKKKAKHRGR; translated from the coding sequence ATGAGTACAAGCTCCCAAAGCAGTTTGACCATCCTGTTTGAAGCTCCATTTTGGATCGGTCTATACGAAAGAACGGATAACGGTAAGTACGAGGTATGCAAAATTACTTTCGGCTCAGAGCCCAAAGATTACGAGGTCTATGAGTTTCTGTTGAAGAATTGGCACAAGCTGAAATTCAGTCCTCCAATCCAGGCCGAGATAGCCATAGAGCGAAAAATCAATCCCAAACGTATGCAGCGCGAAATTCAAAGCCAACTGCAGGATAAAGGCATTGGAACAAAGGCGCAGCAGGCGTTGAAACTCCAGCATGAGCAATGTAAGCTGGAACGGAAAGCCAAGAGCCGTGAGCAGAAAGAGACGGAGAAAGACCGCCAGTTTGCCATACGGCAGGAAAAGAAGAAAGCCAAGCACAGAGGAAGATAA
- a CDS encoding CD3324 family protein yields the protein MLALLLDNHLKEEACMKYINAKDLLPDALVKELQSYVQGGYLYVPSDQAQQKRWGEASGYRQELQQRNRQIVEEFQNGTSMEALAEKYFLSVSAIRKIIYQK from the coding sequence ATGCTGGCTTTGCTACTTGACAATCATCTCAAGGAGGAAGCCTGCATGAAATACATCAATGCAAAAGATCTTCTTCCCGATGCGCTAGTCAAGGAGTTGCAAAGCTATGTGCAAGGGGGCTATCTTTATGTCCCGTCTGATCAAGCGCAGCAAAAACGATGGGGAGAAGCTTCGGGCTACCGGCAGGAATTGCAACAACGCAACCGCCAAATCGTAGAGGAGTTTCAGAACGGAACCTCTATGGAGGCGTTAGCGGAAAAATACTTCTTGTCCGTATCGGCCATTCGTAAAATCATTTATCAGAAATGA
- a CDS encoding PadR family transcriptional regulator: MSSIDLVILGIVLEKPQSAYDIQKDVEYHHFSRWTKISVPSIYRKVLQLSEKGYLQSDIVKGDKFADKAIYSITDRGRAYFKELMASCAAGPVPLLFDFNVVITNLNKMDKAEAVELVSALRQSIQSSAELNEGYAREFADIPLDGRTIFEQQQLLYRALLEWLDHFEGQFLEE, translated from the coding sequence ATGTCGTCGATTGATTTAGTCATACTTGGTATTGTACTGGAGAAACCGCAAAGCGCCTATGACATTCAGAAGGATGTGGAGTACCACCATTTTTCCCGCTGGACAAAAATAAGCGTACCTTCTATTTATCGTAAGGTCCTTCAGTTGAGCGAGAAGGGGTATCTCCAAAGCGATATTGTCAAAGGTGATAAGTTTGCGGACAAGGCCATCTATTCTATTACCGATCGGGGCAGAGCGTATTTCAAGGAGCTGATGGCCTCTTGCGCCGCTGGCCCGGTGCCCCTATTATTCGATTTCAATGTAGTCATTACCAATTTGAACAAGATGGACAAAGCCGAAGCAGTGGAGCTGGTTTCGGCATTGCGCCAGAGCATACAGTCCTCGGCTGAATTGAACGAGGGCTATGCGCGGGAATTTGCAGACATTCCCTTGGATGGGAGAACGATTTTTGAACAGCAGCAGCTTCTCTATCGTGCTCTTTTGGAATGGCTGGATCACTTTGAAGGGCAGTTCTTGGAAGAATGA
- a CDS encoding conjugal transfer protein, whose translation MCTRFVYRGDDIITGFNFEIDLAVWNHKIITEKDRFYIGILRPDGMRHSYHGVNRNGNVGTLLYVHGNPEGAYQDFKGCMTIADLTEQFVQAKISFDDALQIVQEQKIVYAPDATMQAMLSDQQGRTLIVEPGIGWREGDGRYSLITNYSILAPESTMPFLVPGDDRYERTAQLLNTYGKQFTVSDAFSVLQAVRQEGIWATRVSFVYSAKEHAVYYVENNHFSLIKRYEFS comes from the coding sequence ATGTGTACTCGATTTGTCTACCGAGGTGATGATATAATCACCGGCTTCAATTTTGAGATTGACCTTGCCGTGTGGAATCACAAAATCATAACAGAAAAAGACCGCTTTTATATCGGCATCCTGCGGCCCGATGGGATGCGTCATTCCTATCATGGCGTGAACCGCAACGGAAATGTCGGAACCTTGTTGTATGTTCACGGAAACCCGGAGGGGGCCTATCAGGATTTCAAAGGTTGCATGACAATCGCAGACCTGACAGAACAGTTTGTGCAGGCAAAAATCAGTTTTGACGATGCACTGCAGATCGTGCAGGAACAGAAGATCGTCTATGCCCCGGATGCCACCATGCAGGCCATGTTGTCCGACCAGCAGGGGCGTACCCTGATCGTTGAACCGGGTATTGGCTGGCGGGAAGGCGATGGACGCTACTCGCTGATTACCAATTACTCTATCCTTGCACCCGAAAGCACAATGCCCTTTCTTGTGCCGGGAGATGATCGATACGAAAGGACTGCTCAACTTCTAAACACTTACGGAAAGCAGTTTACTGTCAGCGATGCGTTTTCTGTACTTCAAGCCGTCCGGCAGGAAGGAATCTGGGCCACTAGAGTTTCTTTTGTTTATTCGGCCAAGGAACACGCTGTTTACTATGTGGAGAACAACCATTTTTCACTGATTAAGAGATATGAGTTCTCATAA